In a single window of the Haliaeetus albicilla chromosome 25, bHalAlb1.1, whole genome shotgun sequence genome:
- the CNGA3 gene encoding cyclic nucleotide-gated channel alpha-3 isoform X1 translates to MAKINTQHSYAGMHRLSLRTPDEDIERIENGCIRTHSLCEDASSELQRVISVEGRHVYESQTSSFTGSGAMARLSRFVLSVRSWATRHTHHEDQRPDSFLERIRGPELIEVSSRQSNIRSFLGICERPGGVNSHWPFARLNVNYSNNTNEDKKEEKKEVKEEKKEEKKEEKKEEKKEEKKDDKKDDKKKEEKKKEIFVIDPSSNIYYNWLTIIAAPVFYNWCMLVCRACFDELQVDHVKLWLFLDYISDVIYVLDMFVRFRTGFLEQGLLVQDEKKLRDHYTKTLQFKLDVLSLLPTDLAYLKLGLNYPELRFNRLLRISRLFEFFDRTETRTNYPNMFRIGNLVLYILIIIHWNACIYFAISKLIGFGTDSWVYPNVSIPEYGRLSRKYIYSLYWSTLTLTTIGETPPPVKDEEYLFVVIDFLVGVLIFATIVGNVGSMISNMNASRAEFQAKVDSIKQYMHFRKVTKDLEARVIKWFDYLWTNKKTVDEKEVLKNLPDKLKAEIAINVHLDTLKKVRIFQDCEAGLLIELVLKLKPTVFSPGDYICKKGDIGREMYIIKEGKLAVVADDGVTQFVVLSDGSYFGEISILNIKGSKSGNRRTANIRSIGYSDLFCLSKDDLMEALTEYPEAKKALEEKGRQILMKDNLIDEEAAKAGADPKDLEEKIERLETALDTLQTRFARLLAEYTSSQQKVKQRLASVETRVKKYGSGTLSVGETEAEKPEEEKKQ, encoded by the exons ATGGCAAAAATCAACACCCAGCACTCCTACGCTGGTATGCACAGACTGTCTCTCAGGACTCCTGATGAAGATATTGAAAGGATTGAAAACGGCTGTATCAG aacCCATTCACTGTGTGAGGATGCATCTTCAGAACTGCAGAGAGTCATTTCTGTGGAGGGAAGACATGTATATGAATCCCAGACAAGCTCATTCACAGGCAGCGGAGCAATGGCAAG GCTATCACGATTTGTCTTATCTGTGAGGTCATGGGCCACAAGACATACGCACCATGAAGACCAAAGACCTGATTCTTTCCTAGAACGTATCAGAGGGCCGGAGCTTATAGAGGTGTCCAGTAGGCAAAGTAACATCCGCTCCTTTCTGGGTATCTGTGAGCGCCCTGGGGGAGTAAACAG TCACTGGCCCTTTGCCAGGCTTAATGTCAACTATAGCAACAACACCAACGAAGA caaaaaggaagaaaagaaagaggttaaagaggagaaaaaagaggagaaaaaagaggaaaagaaggaggaaaagaaagaggaaaagaaagatgacaaaaaagatgataaaaaaaaagaaga gaagaaaaaagagatctTTGTGATAGATCCTTCAAGCAATATTTACTACAACTGGCTGACCATAATTGCAGCACCCGTGTTCTATAACTGGTGTATGCTAGTGTGCAG aGCCTGCTTTGATGAGCTCCAAGTTGACCATGTTAAATTATGGCTGTTCTTGGATTATATCTCTGATGTCATCTATGTTCTTGACATGTTTGTCAGATTCAGAACAG GCTTCCTTGAACAAGGCTTGCTAGTTcaggatgaaaagaaattacGAGATCATTATACCAAAACTCTGCAGTTCAAACTGGATGTGCTGTCTCTTCTGCCAACAGACCTGGCATATTTGAAGCTTGGTTTGAACTACCCTGAACTGCGATTTAACCGCTTGCTGAGGATTTCTCGTCTGTTTGAGTTTTTTGACCGtactgaaaccaggacaaattaTCCAAACATGTTTCGTATTGGAAATCTTGTCTTATACATTCTTATCATCATCCACTGGAACGCATGTATATACTTTGCAATTTCAAAGCTCATCGGATTTGGAACTGACTCTTGGGTCTACCCCAATGTGTCCATTCCAGAGTATGGGCGCCTGTCTAGAAAGTACATTTACAGTCTGTACTGGTCAACGCTCACGCTGACAACCATTGGAGAAACACCTCCCCCAGTGAAAGATGAAGAGTATCTCTTTGTAGTCATTGACTTCCTGGTGGGTGTGCTGATCTTTGCTACCATTGTCGGTAATGTGGGCTCCATGATTTCCAACATGAATGCCTCCAGGGCAGAGTTCCAGGCCAAAGTGGATTCCATTAAACAATACATGCATTTCCGAAAAGTGACTAAGGATCTGGAAGCCAGGGTTATTAAGTGGTTTGATTACCTCTGGACCAACAAGAAAACAGTGGATGAGAAGGAAGTTCTCAAAAATCTGCCTGACAAGTTGAAGGCTGAAATTGCCATCAATGTCCATTTGGACACACTGAAGAAAGTGCGTATATTCCAGGATTGTGAAGCTGGACTTCTCATTGAGCTGGTGCTGAAACTGAAACCTACAGTCTTCAGTCCTGGGGACTACATTTGCAAAAAGGGAGATATTGGGAGAGAAATGTACATTATTAAAGAGGGAAAACTGGCTGTGGTGGCGGATGATGGCGTAACTCAATTTGTAGTCCTAAGCGATGGCAGCTACTTTGGTGAAATCAGCATCCTCAACATCAAAGGTAGCAAATCTGGCAACAGGAGGACAGCCAACATAAGGAGTATTGGTTATTCTGATTTGTTCTGCTTGTCTAAAGATGATTTAATGGAAGCCCTCACAGAATATCCAGAAGCCAAAAAGGCTCTGGAAGAGAAAGGGCGACAAATTCTGATGAAAGACAATCTAATAGATGaggaagcagcaaaagcaggagCTGACCCAAAagacttggaagaaaaaatagaaagactTGAAACAGCTCTGGATACACTGCAGACTAGGTTTGCGAGGCTTTTGGCAGAATACACCTCATCTCAACAAAAGGTGAAGCAGAGACTTGCCAGTGTAGAAACCCGAGTGAAAAAATATGGTAGTGGCACCTTATCAGTTGGAGAAACAGAGGCTGAAAAAcctgaggaggagaaaaagcagtaa
- the CNGA3 gene encoding cyclic nucleotide-gated channel alpha-3 isoform X3, which translates to MAKINTQHSYAGMHRLSLRTPDEDIERIENGCIRTHSLCEDASSELQRVISVEGRHVYESQTSSFTGSGAMARLSRFVLSVRSWATRHTHHEDQRPDSFLERIRGPELIEVSSRQSNIRSFLGICERPGGVNRKKKEIFVIDPSSNIYYNWLTIIAAPVFYNWCMLVCRACFDELQVDHVKLWLFLDYISDVIYVLDMFVRFRTGFLEQGLLVQDEKKLRDHYTKTLQFKLDVLSLLPTDLAYLKLGLNYPELRFNRLLRISRLFEFFDRTETRTNYPNMFRIGNLVLYILIIIHWNACIYFAISKLIGFGTDSWVYPNVSIPEYGRLSRKYIYSLYWSTLTLTTIGETPPPVKDEEYLFVVIDFLVGVLIFATIVGNVGSMISNMNASRAEFQAKVDSIKQYMHFRKVTKDLEARVIKWFDYLWTNKKTVDEKEVLKNLPDKLKAEIAINVHLDTLKKVRIFQDCEAGLLIELVLKLKPTVFSPGDYICKKGDIGREMYIIKEGKLAVVADDGVTQFVVLSDGSYFGEISILNIKGSKSGNRRTANIRSIGYSDLFCLSKDDLMEALTEYPEAKKALEEKGRQILMKDNLIDEEAAKAGADPKDLEEKIERLETALDTLQTRFARLLAEYTSSQQKVKQRLASVETRVKKYGSGTLSVGETEAEKPEEEKKQ; encoded by the exons ATGGCAAAAATCAACACCCAGCACTCCTACGCTGGTATGCACAGACTGTCTCTCAGGACTCCTGATGAAGATATTGAAAGGATTGAAAACGGCTGTATCAG aacCCATTCACTGTGTGAGGATGCATCTTCAGAACTGCAGAGAGTCATTTCTGTGGAGGGAAGACATGTATATGAATCCCAGACAAGCTCATTCACAGGCAGCGGAGCAATGGCAAG GCTATCACGATTTGTCTTATCTGTGAGGTCATGGGCCACAAGACATACGCACCATGAAGACCAAAGACCTGATTCTTTCCTAGAACGTATCAGAGGGCCGGAGCTTATAGAGGTGTCCAGTAGGCAAAGTAACATCCGCTCCTTTCTGGGTATCTGTGAGCGCCCTGGGGGAGTAAACAG gaagaaaaaagagatctTTGTGATAGATCCTTCAAGCAATATTTACTACAACTGGCTGACCATAATTGCAGCACCCGTGTTCTATAACTGGTGTATGCTAGTGTGCAG aGCCTGCTTTGATGAGCTCCAAGTTGACCATGTTAAATTATGGCTGTTCTTGGATTATATCTCTGATGTCATCTATGTTCTTGACATGTTTGTCAGATTCAGAACAG GCTTCCTTGAACAAGGCTTGCTAGTTcaggatgaaaagaaattacGAGATCATTATACCAAAACTCTGCAGTTCAAACTGGATGTGCTGTCTCTTCTGCCAACAGACCTGGCATATTTGAAGCTTGGTTTGAACTACCCTGAACTGCGATTTAACCGCTTGCTGAGGATTTCTCGTCTGTTTGAGTTTTTTGACCGtactgaaaccaggacaaattaTCCAAACATGTTTCGTATTGGAAATCTTGTCTTATACATTCTTATCATCATCCACTGGAACGCATGTATATACTTTGCAATTTCAAAGCTCATCGGATTTGGAACTGACTCTTGGGTCTACCCCAATGTGTCCATTCCAGAGTATGGGCGCCTGTCTAGAAAGTACATTTACAGTCTGTACTGGTCAACGCTCACGCTGACAACCATTGGAGAAACACCTCCCCCAGTGAAAGATGAAGAGTATCTCTTTGTAGTCATTGACTTCCTGGTGGGTGTGCTGATCTTTGCTACCATTGTCGGTAATGTGGGCTCCATGATTTCCAACATGAATGCCTCCAGGGCAGAGTTCCAGGCCAAAGTGGATTCCATTAAACAATACATGCATTTCCGAAAAGTGACTAAGGATCTGGAAGCCAGGGTTATTAAGTGGTTTGATTACCTCTGGACCAACAAGAAAACAGTGGATGAGAAGGAAGTTCTCAAAAATCTGCCTGACAAGTTGAAGGCTGAAATTGCCATCAATGTCCATTTGGACACACTGAAGAAAGTGCGTATATTCCAGGATTGTGAAGCTGGACTTCTCATTGAGCTGGTGCTGAAACTGAAACCTACAGTCTTCAGTCCTGGGGACTACATTTGCAAAAAGGGAGATATTGGGAGAGAAATGTACATTATTAAAGAGGGAAAACTGGCTGTGGTGGCGGATGATGGCGTAACTCAATTTGTAGTCCTAAGCGATGGCAGCTACTTTGGTGAAATCAGCATCCTCAACATCAAAGGTAGCAAATCTGGCAACAGGAGGACAGCCAACATAAGGAGTATTGGTTATTCTGATTTGTTCTGCTTGTCTAAAGATGATTTAATGGAAGCCCTCACAGAATATCCAGAAGCCAAAAAGGCTCTGGAAGAGAAAGGGCGACAAATTCTGATGAAAGACAATCTAATAGATGaggaagcagcaaaagcaggagCTGACCCAAAagacttggaagaaaaaatagaaagactTGAAACAGCTCTGGATACACTGCAGACTAGGTTTGCGAGGCTTTTGGCAGAATACACCTCATCTCAACAAAAGGTGAAGCAGAGACTTGCCAGTGTAGAAACCCGAGTGAAAAAATATGGTAGTGGCACCTTATCAGTTGGAGAAACAGAGGCTGAAAAAcctgaggaggagaaaaagcagtaa
- the CNGA3 gene encoding cyclic nucleotide-gated channel alpha-3 isoform X2, with protein MAKINTQHSYAGMHRLSLRTPDEDIERIENGCIRTHSLCEDASSELQRVISVEGRHVYESQTSSFTGSGAMARLSRFVLSVRSWATRHTHHEDQRPDSFLERIRGPELIEVSSRQSNIRSFLGICERPGGVNSKKEEKKEVKEEKKEEKKEEKKEEKKEEKKDDKKDDKKKEEKKKEIFVIDPSSNIYYNWLTIIAAPVFYNWCMLVCRACFDELQVDHVKLWLFLDYISDVIYVLDMFVRFRTGFLEQGLLVQDEKKLRDHYTKTLQFKLDVLSLLPTDLAYLKLGLNYPELRFNRLLRISRLFEFFDRTETRTNYPNMFRIGNLVLYILIIIHWNACIYFAISKLIGFGTDSWVYPNVSIPEYGRLSRKYIYSLYWSTLTLTTIGETPPPVKDEEYLFVVIDFLVGVLIFATIVGNVGSMISNMNASRAEFQAKVDSIKQYMHFRKVTKDLEARVIKWFDYLWTNKKTVDEKEVLKNLPDKLKAEIAINVHLDTLKKVRIFQDCEAGLLIELVLKLKPTVFSPGDYICKKGDIGREMYIIKEGKLAVVADDGVTQFVVLSDGSYFGEISILNIKGSKSGNRRTANIRSIGYSDLFCLSKDDLMEALTEYPEAKKALEEKGRQILMKDNLIDEEAAKAGADPKDLEEKIERLETALDTLQTRFARLLAEYTSSQQKVKQRLASVETRVKKYGSGTLSVGETEAEKPEEEKKQ; from the exons ATGGCAAAAATCAACACCCAGCACTCCTACGCTGGTATGCACAGACTGTCTCTCAGGACTCCTGATGAAGATATTGAAAGGATTGAAAACGGCTGTATCAG aacCCATTCACTGTGTGAGGATGCATCTTCAGAACTGCAGAGAGTCATTTCTGTGGAGGGAAGACATGTATATGAATCCCAGACAAGCTCATTCACAGGCAGCGGAGCAATGGCAAG GCTATCACGATTTGTCTTATCTGTGAGGTCATGGGCCACAAGACATACGCACCATGAAGACCAAAGACCTGATTCTTTCCTAGAACGTATCAGAGGGCCGGAGCTTATAGAGGTGTCCAGTAGGCAAAGTAACATCCGCTCCTTTCTGGGTATCTGTGAGCGCCCTGGGGGAGTAAACAG caaaaaggaagaaaagaaagaggttaaagaggagaaaaaagaggagaaaaaagaggaaaagaaggaggaaaagaaagaggaaaagaaagatgacaaaaaagatgataaaaaaaaagaaga gaagaaaaaagagatctTTGTGATAGATCCTTCAAGCAATATTTACTACAACTGGCTGACCATAATTGCAGCACCCGTGTTCTATAACTGGTGTATGCTAGTGTGCAG aGCCTGCTTTGATGAGCTCCAAGTTGACCATGTTAAATTATGGCTGTTCTTGGATTATATCTCTGATGTCATCTATGTTCTTGACATGTTTGTCAGATTCAGAACAG GCTTCCTTGAACAAGGCTTGCTAGTTcaggatgaaaagaaattacGAGATCATTATACCAAAACTCTGCAGTTCAAACTGGATGTGCTGTCTCTTCTGCCAACAGACCTGGCATATTTGAAGCTTGGTTTGAACTACCCTGAACTGCGATTTAACCGCTTGCTGAGGATTTCTCGTCTGTTTGAGTTTTTTGACCGtactgaaaccaggacaaattaTCCAAACATGTTTCGTATTGGAAATCTTGTCTTATACATTCTTATCATCATCCACTGGAACGCATGTATATACTTTGCAATTTCAAAGCTCATCGGATTTGGAACTGACTCTTGGGTCTACCCCAATGTGTCCATTCCAGAGTATGGGCGCCTGTCTAGAAAGTACATTTACAGTCTGTACTGGTCAACGCTCACGCTGACAACCATTGGAGAAACACCTCCCCCAGTGAAAGATGAAGAGTATCTCTTTGTAGTCATTGACTTCCTGGTGGGTGTGCTGATCTTTGCTACCATTGTCGGTAATGTGGGCTCCATGATTTCCAACATGAATGCCTCCAGGGCAGAGTTCCAGGCCAAAGTGGATTCCATTAAACAATACATGCATTTCCGAAAAGTGACTAAGGATCTGGAAGCCAGGGTTATTAAGTGGTTTGATTACCTCTGGACCAACAAGAAAACAGTGGATGAGAAGGAAGTTCTCAAAAATCTGCCTGACAAGTTGAAGGCTGAAATTGCCATCAATGTCCATTTGGACACACTGAAGAAAGTGCGTATATTCCAGGATTGTGAAGCTGGACTTCTCATTGAGCTGGTGCTGAAACTGAAACCTACAGTCTTCAGTCCTGGGGACTACATTTGCAAAAAGGGAGATATTGGGAGAGAAATGTACATTATTAAAGAGGGAAAACTGGCTGTGGTGGCGGATGATGGCGTAACTCAATTTGTAGTCCTAAGCGATGGCAGCTACTTTGGTGAAATCAGCATCCTCAACATCAAAGGTAGCAAATCTGGCAACAGGAGGACAGCCAACATAAGGAGTATTGGTTATTCTGATTTGTTCTGCTTGTCTAAAGATGATTTAATGGAAGCCCTCACAGAATATCCAGAAGCCAAAAAGGCTCTGGAAGAGAAAGGGCGACAAATTCTGATGAAAGACAATCTAATAGATGaggaagcagcaaaagcaggagCTGACCCAAAagacttggaagaaaaaatagaaagactTGAAACAGCTCTGGATACACTGCAGACTAGGTTTGCGAGGCTTTTGGCAGAATACACCTCATCTCAACAAAAGGTGAAGCAGAGACTTGCCAGTGTAGAAACCCGAGTGAAAAAATATGGTAGTGGCACCTTATCAGTTGGAGAAACAGAGGCTGAAAAAcctgaggaggagaaaaagcagtaa